In Eubacteriales bacterium mix99, the DNA window AACACTTTAATAACTGATAGTTCAAAGCCTTCAGAGCTATATTTGTTCCAGAGTTCCTGTAATCGTTTATTAGGATGCCAGTTGGCTGCCAATTTCATATTAGTGCTGTTAAAGTCTGATTTTGTATCTTTGGAGATACCCAAAAATACCTCGCCAGTTTCTTTACAACGGTAAGATATTACGCCCATTTCAGGATGTCTGCTTTTATAGGCTTCTAAGAGCTCTTTTTTCCTTTTTATATCCATTGTTTTCACCTCGACTCTAGTATAAAACAATGTATCTCAAAATATAATCCACGCTCCGTAGACCATACGAATGTAGAATTATCCAATAGACAGTATTTTATAAAAATAGTAGCTTGTGCAACTTGCCGTTAAGTTTTTTCAATTTCCTGTATGACATAAGCATTATAAAAACGAAAAGCCGCCAATCAAGAGCTGTTTCCCTTAATCAGCGGCAAGTCTTATATCTAATTTTCTATATCTATTGTAATACTTGACTTAAATTCCACCTCAATTCTGTCACCATGCACCGTAACCCTGTTTCCTCGTTTATGGTAGGTGCCGTACATTCAGAGCCTTTTCCTCTAAACGACTGACACATCTCCAAGCAATAGCCGATATGAGCACATTCCTGCAGAAACAGCCCACCGACATTACCGAATACGATGCGGCGCTTATACGGCGGCTCATTGAAAAGGTTACCGTCTTCGAGGGAAAATTCACCGTAGAATTCAAGTCCGGCGTGACGGTGGATGTGGTAGAATAAGGGCAAAATAAACAAGGCGCTCCATGTGAATTTGGCATAGGTCGCCTTGTTTTTTGGTTTTTAATCTGCGGTTATTTGTGTAATATCTGGCGGGCTCTTTGTAAGCTGCTCAACAACGCCGCCGATTTCATCGCAGAGGACCTCGCTGTCAGATTCGGCACCACCCCGTTCAACGTAGATGGTCGCGCCGGGAACGTCAAAATCAGCAAAGCAAATGATATTTTTAATGTCTTTGCTATTTGCATCAGTTACAAAGTAGCCCGCCTTGACGGGTATGCCGTTGATTTCGGATACTTCCTCATTGCCTTTGACTACTGTGTCGGTCACGGGTGTGTCGGTCGCGGAGAGGATTATTTTCGTTTCTCCAGTCTTGCCCTCAAAGTGTACAAGGGCGTTATCTGTCGAACGGAA includes these proteins:
- a CDS encoding GIY-YIG nuclease family protein is translated as MDIKRKKELLEAYKSRHPEMGVISYRCKETGEVFLGISKDTKSDFNSTNMKLAANWHPNKRLQELWNKYSSEGFELSVIKVLKYDDPHEDHTAKLESLREQCLAADPNARRIWR
- a CDS encoding integrase, coding for MSTFLQKQPTDITEYDAALIRRLIEKVTVFEGKFTVEFKSGVTVDVVE